One window of Robiginitalea biformata HTCC2501 genomic DNA carries:
- a CDS encoding WD40/YVTN/BNR-like repeat-containing protein, which translates to MPRAFSGWMPILVASLAASIQSCTPGPASHEFTRVAITVLHEDSASYRALEVLPGSIGFAGSDGRFGSISFPGETVRLGNLEHRGSRPEFRAVAHTATDFFLLSAGDPALLYKTGDSGSMELVFTESGPGVFYDSMAFWDDTLGIAVGDAREGCLSILLTRDGGKTWERKPCGELPPAIEGEGAFAASNTNIALSGNHCWVATTKGRVFHSPDRGNNWEVFTTPAAVDSDSQGIFSLAFFDEELGFAIGGDYTDAAIRTGNKMITRDGGQTWSRVADGELPGYKSCVQFVPGSGGEDLVAVGYTGIVYSRDQGRSWRELSGESFYTIRFVNDSVAYAGGRGRLARLDFSR; encoded by the coding sequence ATGCCACGTGCGTTTTCCGGTTGGATGCCGATCCTGGTCGCAAGCCTGGCCGCGTCCATTCAATCCTGTACACCCGGCCCTGCCTCCCATGAATTCACCCGGGTTGCAATAACTGTCCTCCATGAGGATTCCGCGTCCTACAGGGCGCTGGAAGTCCTTCCTGGGAGTATCGGGTTTGCCGGTAGTGACGGCAGGTTTGGCAGCATCTCCTTCCCAGGGGAAACCGTGCGGTTGGGCAACCTGGAACACAGGGGCTCCCGGCCGGAATTCCGGGCAGTGGCCCATACCGCTACAGACTTCTTCCTGCTATCTGCCGGCGATCCGGCTCTATTGTACAAAACGGGGGACTCCGGCTCGATGGAACTCGTGTTTACCGAATCCGGCCCGGGCGTATTTTACGATTCCATGGCATTTTGGGACGACACCCTCGGAATAGCTGTGGGGGATGCCCGGGAGGGATGCCTGAGCATCCTGTTGACCCGGGATGGCGGGAAGACCTGGGAGCGTAAGCCGTGCGGCGAATTGCCGCCGGCGATAGAAGGGGAAGGGGCTTTTGCCGCCAGCAATACGAATATCGCCCTTTCCGGCAACCATTGCTGGGTTGCCACTACCAAAGGGCGGGTTTTCCATTCTCCGGACCGGGGGAACAATTGGGAGGTATTTACCACCCCGGCTGCCGTGGATTCCGATTCGCAGGGTATTTTCAGCCTGGCATTCTTCGATGAGGAACTCGGGTTTGCCATCGGTGGGGACTATACCGACGCAGCAATTCGTACCGGGAACAAAATGATTACCCGGGACGGGGGGCAGACCTGGTCGCGGGTGGCGGATGGCGAGCTGCCGGGCTATAAAAGTTGCGTGCAGTTTGTGCCGGGTTCCGGGGGGGAAGACCTGGTGGCCGTCGGGTACACGGGTATTGTGTACTCAAGGGATCAGGGCCGCAGTTGGAGGGAGTTGTCCGGGGAGTCGTTTTACACGATCCGCTTTGTAAATGATTCGGTGGCTTACGCGGGCGGCAGGGGGCGCCTGGCCCGCCTCGATTTCAGCCGGTAA
- a CDS encoding RsmB/NOP family class I SAM-dependent RNA methyltransferase, which yields MRMHRNLVFAVWDGLDQIFNENAYADKVVEKLLRRDKRWGSRDRGFIAETVYDMVRYRRLYAEIAGVSAPYSRQDLGRMFAVWAILRGHTLPDWKEFAGTPERRIKGRFDALQESRAVRESVPDWLDALGAESLGEAVWDRELRALNQQAEVVLRVNRLKASPEQVRESLSEAGFETAPISGYPDALRLLERANVFGSEAFRSGWFEIQDASSQRVAPLLAPEPGMRVIDTCAGAGGKSLHLAALMENKGQILALDIYANKLRELKKRAKRAGAFNIETRPIESSKTLKRLAGSADRVLIDAPCSGLGVLRRNPDAKWKLRPEFVEELTRTQAELLNSYSQLLKPGGKLVYATCSILPGENEQQVARFLDSGAGQAFRLEEEHRILACESGFDGFYLALLNHTG from the coding sequence ATGCGCATGCACCGAAATCTCGTATTTGCTGTCTGGGACGGACTGGACCAGATATTCAATGAAAATGCCTATGCCGACAAGGTGGTGGAAAAACTGCTCAGGCGCGATAAGCGTTGGGGAAGCAGGGACCGGGGGTTTATAGCCGAAACGGTTTACGACATGGTCCGCTACCGCAGGCTGTACGCCGAGATCGCAGGGGTATCCGCCCCCTACAGCCGACAGGACCTGGGCCGGATGTTCGCCGTTTGGGCGATTTTACGCGGCCATACCCTGCCCGACTGGAAGGAATTTGCCGGAACCCCCGAACGCCGGATCAAGGGACGGTTCGATGCGCTGCAGGAATCCCGGGCCGTTAGGGAGTCCGTTCCGGACTGGCTGGATGCCCTCGGGGCGGAAAGCCTGGGGGAGGCCGTTTGGGATCGGGAGCTCCGGGCCCTGAACCAGCAGGCCGAGGTGGTATTGCGGGTAAACCGGTTGAAGGCTTCGCCGGAGCAGGTACGGGAGTCCCTGTCGGAAGCCGGTTTTGAAACGGCTCCTATTTCGGGGTATCCGGATGCCCTCCGCCTTTTGGAGCGTGCCAACGTGTTCGGCAGCGAGGCGTTCCGTTCGGGCTGGTTTGAAATCCAGGATGCGTCTTCACAGCGCGTGGCGCCCCTGCTGGCGCCGGAGCCCGGGATGCGCGTTATCGATACCTGTGCCGGGGCGGGCGGCAAAAGCCTGCACCTGGCGGCCCTGATGGAAAACAAAGGGCAAATACTGGCCCTCGATATCTATGCCAACAAACTGCGGGAGCTCAAGAAACGGGCCAAGCGGGCCGGCGCCTTCAACATTGAAACCCGCCCGATTGAATCGTCCAAAACGCTCAAACGCCTGGCAGGCTCTGCCGACCGGGTACTGATCGACGCCCCGTGCAGCGGCCTGGGTGTTCTCAGGCGTAATCCGGATGCCAAGTGGAAATTGCGGCCGGAATTCGTGGAAGAACTCACCCGGACCCAGGCAGAGCTCCTGAATTCCTACAGCCAACTGCTGAAACCGGGAGGGAAACTGGTATATGCCACGTGTTCCATCCTGCCCGGCGAAAACGAACAGCAGGTGGCCCGGTTCCTGGACTCCGGGGCCGGCCAGGCGTTCCGGCTGGAGGAGGAACACCGCATCCTCGCCTGTGAATCAGGCTTTGACGGGTTTTACCTGGCACTCCTGAACCACACGGGCTGA
- the purL gene encoding phosphoribosylformylglycinamidine synthase, translated as MIHFFGDPQSKIFALQSNADLHPEAIRKLSWLFGNMPRLDAASVDAFFVGPRAAMITPWSTNATEITQNMGIEGIRRIESYQAVPADFTEYDPMLSEKYNGLGQDLFTVEHLPEPVREIQDIAAYNASEGLALNPEEVSYLEALSERLGRPLTDSEVFGFSQVNSEHCRHKIFNGTFIIDHREMPDSLFKLIRKTSEANPNDIVSAYKDNVAFIKGPELVQFAPRSADKPDYYEEKPFRSVLSLKAETHNFPTTVEPFNGAATGSGGEIRDRLAGGKGALPLAGTAVYMTAYSRLEEGRSWEAHVPARPWLYQTPMDILIKASNGASDFGNKFGQPLICGSVLTFEHEEEQRVLGYDKVIMLAGGIGYGKSDQALKDKPVQGDRILVMGGDNYRIGMGGAAVSSADTGAFSSAIELNAVQRSNPEMQKRAANAIRGLVEGDKNPVVSIHDHGAGGHLNCLSELVEETGGKIRLDKLPVGDPTLSAKELIGNESQERMGLVIAPRDLELLQRIADRERAPLYDVGEVTGDHRFTFASDSERPMDLALADMFGSSPKTVMQDEKQDRTYAGVDYEFQRFHAYLEEVLQLEAVACKDWLTNKVDRCVGGLVAKQQCAGPLQLPLNNCGVMALDFKGKDGLATSVGHSPVSGLIHAGAGSRNSIAEALTNLVWAPLEKGLKSVSLSANWMWPCNNPGEDARLYEAVQAASQFAIALGINIPTGKDSLSMKQKYRDQEVLAPGTVIISAAAHCSDRRKVVEPVFRPGGGPVYYLSFSGSEFALGGSSFAQVLGKVGNQVPDIPDADRFARAFDALQDLIKKGKVLAGHDVASGGLVTTLLEMCFADGQLGADLDLTAIGEPDSMKLLFAENAGVVFQAVDSKVEKELKSAGLEVYRIGTVLREPRLHIKNHRQSMDLDVAALRDVWYKTSYLLDARQTAGDLAATRYREYKAQPLRYTFPKKFKGSLPEMKQPPGTRPKAAILREKGSNSEREMAHAMFLAGFDVKDVHMTDLISGRETLEDIRFIGAVGGFSNSDVLGSAKGWAGAFKYNDKANRALNNFFARPDTLSVGICNGCQLFMELGLIHPDHDDHGKLTYNDSGKHESAFTSVEVAPNHSVMLGSLAGSRLGVWISHGEGKFALPYDRSRYNIVATYGYDAYPSNPNGSAFNTAMLCDDSGRHLVTMPHIERSIYPWNWAWYEPGREDAISPWIEAFVNARKWIESNNG; from the coding sequence ATGATCCACTTTTTCGGTGACCCCCAATCCAAGATTTTCGCCCTGCAATCCAACGCGGACCTCCACCCGGAGGCTATCCGCAAACTCTCCTGGCTGTTCGGCAACATGCCCCGGCTCGATGCGGCGTCCGTGGACGCCTTTTTTGTTGGCCCCAGGGCGGCGATGATTACCCCATGGAGCACGAATGCCACAGAAATCACCCAGAACATGGGCATAGAGGGCATCCGGCGAATTGAATCCTACCAGGCCGTCCCTGCCGATTTTACAGAGTACGACCCGATGCTCTCCGAAAAGTACAACGGGCTGGGACAGGACCTCTTCACCGTAGAGCACCTCCCGGAACCCGTCCGGGAAATACAGGACATCGCGGCGTACAACGCTTCGGAAGGGCTGGCACTGAACCCGGAGGAAGTCAGTTACCTGGAAGCTCTCAGCGAGCGGCTGGGAAGGCCGCTGACGGATTCGGAGGTATTCGGTTTCAGCCAGGTGAATTCCGAACATTGCCGGCACAAGATATTCAACGGGACCTTTATCATCGACCACCGGGAAATGCCGGATTCCCTGTTTAAACTCATCCGGAAGACCTCGGAGGCAAATCCGAACGATATCGTCTCCGCCTACAAGGATAATGTGGCATTTATCAAGGGGCCGGAACTCGTGCAGTTTGCGCCCCGGAGCGCCGACAAACCGGACTATTACGAGGAAAAGCCCTTCCGCTCCGTCCTGTCGCTTAAAGCGGAAACCCATAACTTTCCAACCACCGTTGAGCCTTTCAACGGCGCTGCCACCGGGTCCGGAGGGGAAATCCGGGACCGCCTGGCCGGCGGAAAAGGCGCCCTCCCCCTGGCGGGTACCGCGGTGTATATGACCGCCTATTCCCGGCTGGAAGAAGGGCGGTCGTGGGAAGCGCACGTCCCAGCAAGGCCCTGGCTCTACCAAACTCCCATGGATATCCTCATCAAGGCCTCCAACGGGGCCTCAGATTTCGGCAACAAATTCGGGCAGCCGCTCATTTGCGGCTCAGTCCTCACCTTCGAACACGAGGAGGAACAGCGCGTCCTGGGTTATGACAAGGTCATTATGCTGGCCGGGGGAATCGGGTACGGCAAATCCGACCAGGCCCTCAAAGACAAGCCTGTCCAGGGCGATCGGATCCTGGTGATGGGAGGCGACAACTACCGGATCGGCATGGGGGGCGCAGCTGTATCCAGTGCGGATACCGGGGCTTTCAGTTCGGCCATCGAGCTGAACGCCGTGCAGCGCTCCAACCCGGAAATGCAAAAACGGGCGGCCAACGCCATCCGCGGCCTGGTGGAAGGCGATAAAAACCCGGTGGTCTCCATCCATGACCACGGGGCAGGCGGCCACCTGAACTGCCTCTCCGAACTGGTGGAGGAAACCGGGGGGAAGATCCGCCTGGATAAACTACCCGTGGGCGACCCGACGCTTTCCGCCAAAGAACTTATCGGAAACGAATCCCAGGAGCGCATGGGGCTGGTGATTGCACCCCGGGACCTGGAATTGCTGCAGCGAATTGCCGACCGGGAGCGGGCGCCGCTTTACGACGTGGGCGAAGTGACCGGCGACCACCGCTTTACTTTTGCCTCCGATTCGGAGCGGCCCATGGACCTGGCCCTGGCCGACATGTTCGGCAGCTCGCCGAAAACGGTGATGCAGGACGAAAAACAAGACCGTACATATGCCGGGGTGGATTACGAGTTTCAGCGGTTCCACGCCTACCTGGAAGAAGTGCTCCAACTGGAGGCTGTGGCCTGCAAGGACTGGCTCACCAACAAGGTAGACCGCTGTGTGGGGGGGCTGGTCGCCAAGCAACAATGTGCAGGCCCCCTGCAACTCCCGCTGAACAATTGCGGGGTGATGGCCCTGGATTTCAAGGGGAAGGACGGGCTGGCCACCTCGGTAGGGCATTCCCCGGTCTCCGGGCTCATACACGCCGGAGCGGGCAGCCGCAACAGCATTGCAGAGGCCCTGACCAACCTGGTTTGGGCGCCCCTGGAAAAAGGCCTGAAATCCGTCTCCCTCTCCGCCAACTGGATGTGGCCCTGCAACAACCCCGGAGAAGATGCCCGCCTGTACGAAGCGGTTCAGGCGGCTTCGCAGTTTGCCATTGCGCTGGGCATCAATATCCCTACCGGGAAGGATTCGCTTTCGATGAAACAGAAGTACAGGGACCAGGAAGTACTGGCCCCCGGGACGGTCATTATCTCGGCCGCTGCCCATTGCAGCGATCGCCGGAAGGTGGTGGAACCCGTATTCCGGCCCGGCGGCGGCCCGGTGTACTACCTGAGTTTTTCGGGAAGCGAATTTGCCCTGGGCGGCTCCTCCTTTGCCCAGGTTTTGGGCAAGGTCGGCAACCAGGTGCCGGATATCCCGGATGCCGATCGTTTCGCGCGGGCCTTTGACGCCCTGCAGGACCTGATCAAAAAAGGCAAGGTCCTGGCCGGTCACGATGTGGCTTCCGGCGGGCTGGTCACCACGCTGCTCGAAATGTGCTTTGCCGACGGGCAACTCGGGGCCGACCTGGACCTGACCGCAATCGGGGAGCCGGATTCCATGAAATTGCTTTTTGCCGAAAATGCCGGGGTGGTTTTCCAGGCAGTCGACAGCAAGGTGGAGAAGGAATTGAAGTCCGCCGGGTTGGAGGTTTACCGTATCGGGACGGTCCTCAGGGAACCCCGGCTGCATATCAAGAACCACCGCCAGAGTATGGACCTGGATGTCGCTGCCCTCAGGGACGTGTGGTATAAGACCTCTTACCTGCTGGATGCGCGGCAGACTGCCGGTGACCTGGCGGCGACACGTTACCGGGAATACAAGGCGCAACCCCTGAGATACACCTTCCCGAAAAAATTCAAGGGATCGCTCCCCGAAATGAAACAACCCCCGGGTACCCGCCCCAAGGCGGCCATCCTCCGGGAAAAAGGCAGCAATTCGGAGCGGGAAATGGCCCATGCCATGTTCCTGGCCGGGTTCGACGTAAAGGATGTCCACATGACCGACCTGATCTCCGGGCGCGAAACCCTGGAGGACATCCGGTTTATCGGCGCGGTAGGCGGGTTCTCCAATTCGGATGTGCTGGGGAGCGCCAAAGGCTGGGCCGGGGCGTTCAAGTACAACGACAAAGCCAACCGGGCCCTGAATAATTTCTTTGCCCGCCCGGATACCCTCTCTGTCGGCATCTGCAACGGTTGCCAGTTGTTTATGGAACTCGGGCTGATCCACCCGGACCACGATGACCACGGGAAACTGACCTATAATGATTCGGGGAAACACGAAAGCGCCTTCACCTCCGTGGAAGTCGCTCCGAACCATTCCGTAATGCTGGGGTCCCTGGCCGGCAGCCGGCTGGGTGTCTGGATTTCCCACGGGGAAGGCAAGTTTGCCCTACCCTACGACCGTTCGCGCTACAATATCGTAGCTACATACGGGTATGACGCCTATCCGTCGAATCCAAACGGCAGCGCCTTCAACACGGCCATGCTCTGCGACGACAGCGGACGCCACCTGGTGACCATGCCGCATATCGAAAGGTCCATTTACCCCTGGAACTGGGCCTGGTATGAACCGGGGAGGGAAGACGCGATTTCTCCCTGGATTGAGGCGTTTGTGAATGCCCGCAAATGGATTGAATCGAATAACGGCTGA
- a CDS encoding DinB family protein — protein sequence MNSYDAAQLNRVPDGFSNNLIWNLGHILAVQQLLVYGLSGLPLHIPQKFVVRYQRDTRPEGPVDEAEISEIREWLERTVPLLDKDLEANRFGTFRPFTNSAGFRVTNLQEAITFNNFHEGLHLGYMLSIRKFL from the coding sequence ATGAATTCGTATGACGCCGCCCAACTCAACCGGGTTCCCGACGGGTTTTCGAACAACCTGATCTGGAATCTGGGCCATATTCTGGCAGTGCAGCAATTGCTGGTCTACGGCCTGTCCGGACTGCCCCTGCATATCCCCCAAAAATTTGTGGTGCGCTACCAGCGGGATACCCGGCCGGAGGGCCCGGTGGACGAGGCGGAAATCTCGGAAATTCGCGAGTGGCTGGAAAGGACGGTGCCGTTACTGGATAAAGACCTGGAGGCCAATCGCTTTGGCACATTTCGACCATTTACCAATTCTGCGGGGTTCCGGGTAACGAACCTGCAGGAGGCCATCACCTTCAACAACTTCCACGAAGGGCTCCACCTGGGATATATGCTTTCGATCCGGAAGTTCCTCTGA
- a CDS encoding AMP-dependent synthetase/ligase, with protein MQSVTRLFDFPHYQLEKYGMDRAFATKYDGEWSYISSQEYVDRANAVSRALLRLGVSAGDKIALISMTNRTEWNIMDTGILQVGAQDVPIYPTISEEDYAYILNHSGCSYCLVSCQEVYEKVAAIRGKVPKLKEVYSFDKLPDCKNWQELLDLGADTGNQDEVEARKAAVQPGDLATLIYTSGTTGKPKGVMLSHDNIVSNVIASDRRVPFEHGASALSFLPVCHIFERMILYLYQYCGISVYFAEGLDTISENLKEVKPQVMTVVPRLLEKVYDKIIAKGADLTGIKKALFYWAVDLGLKFEPYGANGWWYGVRLALARKLIFSKWQEALGGNLETMVSGSAALQIRLARIFAAAGIPVMEGYGLTETSPVISVNDQRNSGWKIGTVGRVIDEVEVRIAEDGEILCKGPNVMLGYYKDPERTAEVLRDGYFHTGDIGEIDADGFLRITDRKKEMFKTSGGKYVAPQLLENRFKQSRFIEQIMVVGEGEKMPAALIQPNFEFLEEWARRNQVAARDHRELIQNPKVLERYQEEVDKANEDFARWERVKQFRLTPNTWSVEAGHLTPTMKIKRKAILEQYRELYDDIYRG; from the coding sequence ATGCAATCCGTCACCCGACTATTTGATTTTCCGCATTACCAGCTCGAAAAATACGGCATGGACCGTGCCTTTGCAACTAAATACGACGGGGAGTGGTCGTATATCTCGTCACAGGAATACGTGGATCGCGCCAATGCCGTTAGCCGGGCCCTGCTTCGGCTCGGGGTATCAGCCGGCGATAAGATTGCGCTGATCTCCATGACCAACCGCACGGAATGGAATATCATGGATACCGGGATCCTGCAGGTGGGTGCACAGGACGTACCCATCTACCCGACAATTTCGGAGGAAGATTACGCCTATATCCTGAACCATTCGGGTTGCTCCTATTGCCTGGTGTCCTGCCAGGAAGTGTACGAAAAAGTGGCCGCCATCCGCGGGAAGGTCCCAAAACTCAAAGAGGTTTACAGCTTCGACAAACTGCCGGATTGCAAGAACTGGCAGGAATTGTTGGACCTGGGAGCGGATACGGGAAACCAGGACGAGGTTGAGGCCCGGAAAGCAGCGGTACAACCCGGCGACCTGGCCACGCTCATCTATACGTCCGGCACTACCGGCAAGCCCAAGGGCGTAATGCTGTCCCACGACAATATCGTATCCAATGTGATAGCCAGCGACCGGCGGGTGCCGTTTGAACACGGGGCTTCCGCACTGAGTTTTCTCCCGGTCTGCCACATTTTTGAACGGATGATCCTCTACCTGTACCAATATTGCGGGATCTCGGTCTATTTTGCCGAAGGGCTGGACACCATCAGCGAAAACCTCAAGGAGGTGAAGCCGCAGGTGATGACGGTCGTCCCCCGGTTACTGGAAAAAGTCTATGACAAGATTATCGCTAAGGGGGCCGACCTGACCGGTATCAAGAAAGCACTCTTCTATTGGGCGGTGGACCTGGGCCTGAAATTTGAACCGTACGGCGCCAACGGCTGGTGGTACGGGGTGCGCCTGGCCCTGGCCCGGAAACTGATATTCAGCAAGTGGCAGGAAGCCCTGGGCGGCAACCTGGAGACGATGGTGTCCGGGAGCGCGGCCCTGCAGATCCGCCTGGCCCGGATATTTGCTGCTGCTGGTATCCCGGTCATGGAAGGATACGGCCTGACGGAGACGTCCCCGGTAATTTCGGTTAACGACCAGCGGAACAGCGGATGGAAAATCGGGACGGTGGGACGCGTTATCGACGAGGTGGAGGTGCGCATTGCCGAAGACGGTGAAATCCTTTGTAAAGGGCCCAACGTAATGCTCGGTTATTACAAGGACCCCGAACGGACGGCCGAGGTGCTCCGGGACGGGTATTTCCATACAGGTGACATCGGCGAAATCGATGCCGACGGGTTTTTGAGGATCACCGACCGCAAAAAAGAAATGTTCAAGACTTCCGGGGGCAAATATGTGGCCCCGCAGTTACTGGAAAACCGCTTCAAACAATCCCGGTTTATCGAGCAGATCATGGTCGTTGGGGAGGGTGAAAAAATGCCTGCCGCCCTGATCCAGCCCAATTTCGAATTCCTTGAGGAGTGGGCGCGCCGCAACCAGGTTGCGGCAAGGGACCATCGGGAACTCATCCAAAACCCCAAGGTACTGGAGCGCTACCAGGAAGAGGTCGATAAAGCCAATGAGGACTTTGCCCGATGGGAAAGGGTAAAGCAATTCCGGCTGACCCCGAATACCTGGTCTGTTGAAGCCGGCCACCTTACGCCCACCATGAAAATTAAACGCAAGGCCATCCTGGAACAATACCGGGAACTCTACGACGATATCTACAGAGGCTAA
- a CDS encoding MarR family winged helix-turn-helix transcriptional regulator, with protein MKDITIDYALRATWQAVARMYNEEARKFDSTMAVGFCLLSIDPKEGTPSTALGPRMGMEATSLSRILKSMETRDLIERRPNPDDGRGVLIHLTAFGREMRAKSKDVVLRFNEAVRSEVSPQQLKGFFEVAAVVNQLIAERKIYEQTPDAESSGKK; from the coding sequence ATGAAAGACATTACTATAGACTATGCCCTGAGGGCCACCTGGCAAGCCGTTGCCCGGATGTACAATGAAGAGGCCCGCAAATTCGATTCGACGATGGCGGTAGGCTTTTGCCTGCTGAGCATCGACCCAAAGGAAGGTACGCCTTCTACCGCCCTGGGGCCGCGCATGGGCATGGAGGCTACCAGCCTCTCGCGCATCCTGAAGAGCATGGAGACGCGCGACCTCATCGAACGCCGGCCCAACCCCGACGACGGCCGGGGCGTACTGATCCACCTTACGGCCTTTGGCCGGGAAATGCGGGCTAAATCCAAAGATGTGGTGCTCCGCTTCAACGAAGCGGTTCGCAGTGAAGTGAGCCCCCAACAACTCAAGGGTTTCTTTGAAGTGGCGGCAGTTGTCAACCAATTGATTGCCGAGCGAAAAATTTACGAACAAACCCCGGATGCCGAGTCTTCCGGAAAAAAATAA